One stretch of Clavibacter michiganensis DNA includes these proteins:
- a CDS encoding 6-phosphofructokinase gives MRIGILTSGGDCPGLNAVIRGAVLKGTTIHKQEFVGFRDGWRGVVDGDVMPLARRDIQGIGKQGGTILGTSRTNPFEGDGGVERIQENLDRLGIDAILAIGGEGTLAAAKRLTDAGLKIVGVPKTVDNDLDATDYTFGFDTAVQIATDAMDRLRTTGDSHSRCMVAEVMGRHVGWIALHSGMAAGAHAILIPEQKTSMDEIIGWVRSAYDRGRAPLVVVAEGFIPEHASDAHGERGLDAFGRPRLGGIGEQIAPIIEERTGIETRATTLGHIQRGGTPSSYDRVLATRLGLAAVDSVRDGHWGRMVALRGTDIVHVGFEEALGRLKTVPQHRYDEAAILFG, from the coding sequence GTGCGCATCGGAATCCTCACCTCAGGCGGAGACTGCCCCGGACTCAACGCGGTGATCCGCGGGGCGGTGCTCAAGGGAACGACCATCCACAAGCAGGAGTTCGTGGGCTTCCGCGACGGCTGGCGGGGCGTCGTCGACGGCGACGTCATGCCGCTCGCGCGTCGCGACATCCAGGGCATCGGCAAGCAGGGCGGCACGATCCTCGGCACCAGCCGCACGAACCCGTTCGAGGGCGACGGCGGCGTGGAGCGGATCCAGGAGAACCTCGACCGCCTCGGCATCGACGCGATCCTCGCCATCGGCGGCGAGGGCACGCTCGCGGCGGCCAAGCGCCTCACGGACGCCGGGCTGAAGATCGTCGGCGTCCCCAAGACCGTCGACAACGACCTCGACGCCACCGACTACACGTTCGGCTTCGACACCGCGGTGCAGATCGCGACCGACGCCATGGACCGCCTCCGCACCACGGGCGACTCGCACAGCCGCTGCATGGTCGCCGAGGTCATGGGCCGCCACGTCGGCTGGATCGCGCTGCACTCCGGCATGGCCGCGGGCGCGCACGCGATCCTCATCCCCGAGCAGAAGACGAGCATGGACGAGATCATCGGCTGGGTCCGCTCGGCCTACGACCGCGGGCGCGCGCCGCTCGTCGTCGTCGCGGAGGGCTTCATCCCCGAGCACGCGTCGGACGCGCACGGCGAGCGCGGGCTCGACGCCTTCGGCCGCCCGCGGCTCGGCGGCATCGGCGAGCAGATCGCGCCCATCATCGAGGAGCGCACGGGCATCGAGACCCGCGCGACGACCCTCGGCCACATCCAGCGCGGCGGCACCCCGTCGTCGTACGACCGCGTGCTCGCGACGCGCCTCGGCCTCGCCGCGGTCGACAGCGTGCGCGACGGCCACTGGGGCCGCATGGTCGCGCTCCGAGGCACCGACATCGTCCACGTGGGCTTCGAGGAGGCGCTCGGCCGCCTCAAGACCGTGCCGCAGCACCGCTACGACGAGGCCGCGATCCTCTTCGGCTGA
- a CDS encoding nucleoside/nucleotide kinase family protein, which translates to MDSAPDGRPLPASPATGDLDRLARRALGLVRDGRRAILAIAGSPGAGKTTLARALVARIDARAGDGTAAYVPMDGFHLANATLDHLGRHDRKGSIDTFDGWGVLALVRRIRAETDHVVYAPSFDRAVDEGVAGAIAVEPSARLVVVEGNYLLVDDGPWGLLRAEFDEAWFCATPADARFSRLVDRHTAGGRDPEAAAAWARDVDGVNARLIEGTRGRADLVVDGTAAGVPEAVAG; encoded by the coding sequence ATGGACTCCGCACCCGACGGCCGCCCGCTCCCCGCATCGCCCGCGACGGGCGACCTCGACCGCCTCGCGCGCCGCGCCCTCGGCCTCGTTCGCGACGGCCGTCGGGCGATCCTCGCCATCGCGGGCAGCCCCGGCGCCGGCAAGACGACCCTCGCGCGGGCGCTGGTGGCGCGGATCGACGCGCGGGCGGGCGACGGCACCGCGGCGTACGTGCCCATGGACGGCTTCCACCTCGCCAACGCGACGCTCGACCATCTCGGCCGCCACGACCGCAAGGGCTCGATCGACACGTTCGACGGCTGGGGCGTGCTGGCGCTCGTGCGCCGGATCCGCGCCGAGACGGACCACGTCGTCTACGCGCCGTCGTTCGACCGGGCGGTCGACGAGGGCGTGGCCGGGGCGATCGCGGTCGAGCCGAGCGCCCGTCTCGTCGTGGTCGAGGGCAACTACCTGCTCGTCGACGACGGCCCGTGGGGGCTGCTCCGCGCCGAGTTCGACGAGGCGTGGTTCTGCGCGACCCCCGCTGACGCGCGCTTCTCGCGCCTGGTCGACCGGCACACGGCCGGCGGACGCGATCCCGAGGCCGCCGCGGCGTGGGCCCGCGACGTCGACGGCGTCAACGCGCGCCTCATCGAGGGCACGCGCGGACGCGCCGACCTCGTGGTGGACGGCACCGCGGCCGGCGTGCCGGAGGCGGTGGCCGGCTAG
- a CDS encoding pyridoxamine 5'-phosphate oxidase family protein, translating into MTDTTNDHQDDRDRVAELVKGARIALLTTVNAHGQLVSRPLASQERDFDGDLWFFTQDPSDKTTEIRANDQVNVSLQSGDGFLSIAGTAEITRDRARIDELWSTGAEAWFEGGKDDPTVALIRVHADAAEYWYQDTPKPIALIKYAKAAITGERPKDVGEHGTVEL; encoded by the coding sequence ATGACCGACACCACGAACGACCACCAGGACGACCGCGACCGCGTCGCCGAGCTCGTGAAGGGCGCCCGCATCGCGCTCCTCACCACCGTCAACGCGCACGGGCAGCTCGTGAGCCGCCCGCTCGCCAGCCAGGAGCGCGACTTCGACGGCGACCTCTGGTTCTTCACGCAGGACCCGAGCGACAAGACCACGGAGATCCGCGCCAACGACCAGGTGAACGTGTCGCTGCAGTCCGGCGACGGGTTCCTATCCATCGCCGGCACGGCGGAGATCACGCGCGACCGCGCGCGCATCGACGAGCTGTGGTCGACCGGCGCCGAGGCGTGGTTCGAGGGCGGGAAGGACGACCCGACGGTCGCGCTGATCCGCGTCCACGCCGACGCCGCCGAGTACTGGTACCAGGACACCCCGAAGCCGATCGCGCTCATCAAGTACGCCAAGGCCGCCATCACGGGCGAGCGCCCGAAGGACGTCGGGGAGCACGGCACCGTCGAGCTCTGA
- a CDS encoding DNA-3-methyladenine glycosylase family protein, whose amino-acid sequence MDQGGAEVTAPDARTTYLPDREVDLRLVLRPLFRGVVDPTCRWDPAPPGSRRVGVWRTARTPLGAASLRLDPRPDGGVDARAWGPGAEWAIAGVPELLGEGDDWSDLDVSAHPLLRDARRRLPALRLMRTNHVFEAMASAVLEQKVTGLEARRAWRQLILAHGEPAPGPVPTGMRVLPSPERWRLIPSWEWHRAGVDPKRSRTLIAVATSAAGLERTLALGRGSEEITRRLRSIPGVGIWTAAETSQRAHGDPDSVSVGDYHVHDTVGWALVGHAVDDDGMLELLEPWRGQRQRVMRLIEASGFRKPRFGPRMTVQDHRAH is encoded by the coding sequence ATGGACCAGGGCGGCGCGGAGGTGACGGCCCCCGACGCGCGCACGACGTACCTGCCCGACCGCGAGGTCGACCTCCGGCTGGTGCTGCGTCCGCTGTTCCGCGGGGTCGTGGATCCGACCTGCCGCTGGGACCCGGCCCCGCCCGGATCCCGCCGCGTCGGCGTCTGGCGCACGGCCCGCACGCCGCTCGGCGCCGCGTCGCTCCGGCTGGATCCGCGCCCCGACGGCGGCGTCGACGCGCGCGCCTGGGGCCCCGGCGCCGAGTGGGCGATCGCCGGCGTGCCCGAGCTCCTGGGCGAGGGCGACGACTGGTCCGACCTCGACGTCTCCGCGCATCCCCTCCTCCGCGACGCGCGCCGCCGCCTTCCCGCGCTCCGGCTGATGCGCACCAACCACGTGTTCGAGGCGATGGCGTCCGCGGTGCTCGAGCAGAAGGTCACCGGGCTCGAGGCCAGGCGCGCGTGGCGGCAGCTGATCCTCGCGCACGGCGAGCCCGCGCCCGGACCGGTGCCGACCGGCATGCGCGTGCTGCCGTCGCCCGAGCGCTGGCGCCTCATCCCCTCGTGGGAGTGGCACCGCGCGGGCGTGGATCCGAAGCGGTCGCGCACGCTCATCGCCGTCGCGACCTCGGCGGCCGGCCTCGAGCGCACGCTCGCGCTCGGCCGGGGGAGCGAGGAGATCACGCGGCGGCTGCGCTCGATCCCGGGCGTCGGCATCTGGACGGCCGCGGAGACATCGCAGCGCGCCCACGGGGATCCGGACTCCGTGAGCGTCGGCGACTACCACGTGCACGACACGGTCGGCTGGGCCCTCGTCGGCCACGCGGTCGACGACGACGGGATGCTCGAGCTGCTCGAGCCGTGGCGCGGGCAGCGTCAGAGGGTGATGCGCCTCATCGAGGCGAGCGGCTTCCGGAAGCCGCGGTTCGGCCCGCGCATGACGGTGCAGGACCACCGCGCGCACTGA
- a CDS encoding DsbA family protein — protein sequence MARHENEKVRAIREKARIERALDDRRRKRRRLITQFSVAGGLVIVIAAIAGGVYLLGQSQAASAAGPVQDTTAALSTGDQVRIATEPTGVSVGAADAPVTMDVYEDYSCPHCAQYEAETGPLLDRIAATGQVRIVYHPIQIVTKYGVVAGSAAACVLAEEPDKWPAVHSALFDNHSTITDSWTHADFVTWLTTQGVTADAARTCVAEGKYSSWITSNTSDATSAGVTGTPTLRIQGDIITTVAGQDLVDALTKAGADLPQGIAADS from the coding sequence ATGGCCCGGCATGAGAACGAGAAGGTACGCGCGATCCGCGAGAAGGCACGCATCGAGAGGGCCCTCGACGACCGGCGCCGCAAGCGCCGCCGCCTCATCACCCAGTTCTCCGTCGCGGGCGGCCTCGTCATCGTCATCGCGGCCATCGCCGGCGGCGTCTACCTCCTCGGCCAGTCCCAGGCGGCGAGCGCCGCGGGTCCCGTGCAGGACACGACCGCGGCGCTGTCCACGGGCGACCAGGTCCGCATCGCGACCGAGCCCACGGGCGTCAGCGTCGGGGCGGCCGACGCCCCCGTGACCATGGACGTCTACGAGGACTACTCGTGCCCCCACTGCGCGCAGTACGAGGCCGAGACCGGCCCGCTGCTCGACCGGATCGCCGCCACGGGCCAGGTGCGCATCGTCTACCACCCCATCCAGATCGTCACGAAGTACGGCGTGGTCGCGGGCAGCGCCGCCGCGTGCGTGCTCGCCGAGGAGCCCGACAAGTGGCCGGCCGTGCACTCGGCGCTGTTCGACAACCACTCCACCATCACCGACTCGTGGACCCACGCCGACTTCGTCACCTGGCTCACCACCCAGGGCGTCACGGCGGACGCGGCGCGCACGTGCGTGGCCGAGGGCAAGTACTCGTCGTGGATCACGAGCAACACCTCCGACGCGACCTCGGCGGGCGTCACAGGCACCCCGACCCTCCGGATCCAGGGCGACATCATCACGACCGTCGCCGGCCAGGACCTCGTGGACGCGCTCACCAAGGCCGGCGCGGACCTGCCCCAGGGCATCGCCGCCGACAGCTGA
- a CDS encoding aldose 1-epimerase family protein — MPDDVTYVPRLPTGQQHELVAEVDGRTQRIVIAEVGAALRVLQVDGTDLVQSYPDEARPPFCSGIVLAPWPNRIRDGLWEHGGVTHQLDITEVDRENAIHGLLLHSPYRLVERDDVSVTLAADVHPQRGYPFALETSVRYELTGSGVRVTHVIRNVGSADAPVAVGTHPFLRVGDVPTEDLEVVIDAPTHIEVDPVRLNPTGAQTPVEGTRYDLRQGVRVRDAQLDDAWADARVVDGVTRHGVQAPDGRRTEIWADGEFTYWQVFVTPWYPIADGHVWAVAVEPMTAPADAFNSGDGLITLAPGSEWSGTWGIDLHD; from the coding sequence GTGCCCGACGACGTGACGTACGTACCCCGCCTCCCCACCGGCCAGCAGCACGAGCTCGTCGCGGAGGTCGACGGCCGCACGCAGCGCATCGTGATCGCCGAGGTCGGCGCCGCGCTCCGCGTGCTCCAGGTGGACGGCACCGACCTCGTGCAGTCCTACCCCGACGAGGCGCGGCCCCCCTTCTGCAGCGGCATCGTGCTCGCGCCCTGGCCCAACCGGATCCGCGACGGCCTCTGGGAGCATGGCGGCGTCACGCACCAGCTCGACATCACCGAGGTCGATCGCGAGAACGCGATCCACGGGCTCCTCCTGCACTCCCCGTACCGCCTGGTCGAGCGCGATGACGTCTCCGTGACGCTCGCCGCCGACGTCCACCCGCAGCGCGGCTACCCCTTCGCCCTCGAGACGAGCGTGCGCTACGAGCTCACGGGCTCCGGCGTGCGCGTCACGCACGTGATCCGCAACGTCGGCTCGGCTGACGCGCCCGTCGCCGTGGGGACGCATCCCTTCCTCCGCGTGGGCGACGTGCCCACCGAGGACCTCGAGGTCGTCATCGACGCGCCCACCCACATCGAGGTGGATCCCGTGCGCCTCAACCCCACGGGCGCCCAGACCCCGGTCGAGGGCACCCGCTACGACCTGCGCCAGGGCGTGCGCGTCCGCGACGCCCAGCTCGACGACGCGTGGGCCGACGCCCGCGTGGTCGACGGCGTCACCCGGCACGGCGTCCAGGCGCCCGACGGCCGCCGCACCGAGATCTGGGCCGACGGCGAGTTCACCTACTGGCAGGTCTTCGTCACGCCCTGGTACCCCATCGCCGACGGCCACGTCTGGGCGGTCGCGGTGGAGCCGATGACGGCGCCGGCCGACGCGTTCAACTCGGGCGACGGCCTCATCACGCTCGCGCCCGGATCCGAGTGGTCCGGCACCTGGGGCATCGACCTGCACGACTGA
- a CDS encoding VOC family protein, whose translation MTDTSATTALDSITGVHHVRISVTDLGRSRAFYEGVLGLTPAIESEGDSTDPAVREDPAQYFGGVIYGVGSQLFGLRPIAGDGAAFDPATRGLDHVSLQVGSRDDLVRAAALFAERGISHGEVMDFPTGMSILSVQDPDDINVELVAAG comes from the coding sequence ATGACCGACACCAGCGCGACCACAGCCCTCGACTCCATCACCGGCGTGCACCACGTGCGCATCTCCGTGACCGACCTCGGCCGATCCCGCGCTTTCTACGAGGGCGTGCTGGGCTTGACCCCCGCCATCGAGAGCGAGGGCGACTCGACCGACCCCGCCGTGCGCGAGGATCCCGCCCAGTACTTCGGCGGCGTCATCTACGGCGTGGGGTCGCAGCTGTTCGGCCTCCGCCCGATCGCCGGCGACGGCGCCGCGTTCGACCCCGCGACCCGCGGCCTCGACCACGTGAGTCTCCAGGTCGGGTCGCGCGACGACCTCGTCCGCGCGGCCGCGCTGTTCGCGGAGCGCGGCATCTCCCACGGCGAGGTCATGGACTTCCCCACGGGCATGTCGATCCTCTCGGTGCAGGACCCGGACGACATCAACGTGGAGCTCGTCGCCGCGGGCTGA
- a CDS encoding MarR family winged helix-turn-helix transcriptional regulator, with translation MTMTDPLALESQVCFQAVVAARTVVAVYRPILEPLGLTHTQYLVMLALWERDERSVSDLGSALQLEPATLTPLLKRLQGAGFVDRARSAADERVVVVSLTDAGRDLRDRAVDVPAQAAARTGMTVAELEALRDALDDVVGRLTGALADGGTAA, from the coding sequence ATGACGATGACGGACCCCCTGGCGCTCGAGAGCCAGGTCTGCTTCCAGGCGGTGGTCGCCGCCCGCACCGTGGTGGCCGTCTACCGGCCGATCCTCGAGCCGCTCGGGCTGACGCACACGCAGTACCTCGTGATGCTCGCGCTGTGGGAGCGGGACGAGCGCTCGGTCTCGGACCTCGGATCCGCGCTGCAGCTGGAGCCCGCGACGCTCACCCCGCTGCTCAAGCGCCTCCAGGGCGCCGGGTTCGTCGACCGGGCCAGGAGCGCCGCGGACGAGCGCGTCGTCGTGGTCTCCCTCACGGACGCGGGGCGCGACCTGCGCGACCGCGCGGTCGATGTGCCCGCGCAGGCGGCCGCGCGCACCGGCATGACCGTCGCCGAGCTCGAGGCGCTCCGCGACGCGCTCGACGACGTGGTGGGGCGGCTCACCGGCGCCCTGGCGGATGGCGGGACCGCCGCCTGA
- a CDS encoding glycoside hydrolase family 32 protein, translating to MTASPSRPPAAGVAPRLRDRIRPLARRHRRALVTIIAILLVAALVVAVRGITGADRGPVPPPPAPRAADDGIHIRPSGEFMNDPQRPFLLDGVWHAYALVNADHPDGNGSSWRHYTSTDLVTWHDEGIAIDKYDTPLGDAETGSVVVDTGNTSGLGAGTVIAILTQQSEGVQRQSLYYSTDGGYRFQPYAQNPVMDNPGGPDFRDPKVVWDGEHGRWSMALAEGRRIGFYTSPDLIHWTYRSDFARDDLGTMETPDVFPIASAGDPDRVRWVLGVGANGAAQGRGTGYAYWVGDFDGERFTTDDDAPRWLDQGADLYAAVTWADPADGAAPTRRYAMGWTSSWEYANRLPLRDGGAGGGQSLVRELRLVPDGGGWALRSAPLDALTGREGDAQPVADARVDATTPLAAAPGGPARLRLTLTPDPADPARETRVRLASPEGGTVTVGYDADRRQAFVVRDDDPDGMMPDAYDRPATAPLPDAAPGDPVTLDLVLDDRTLEAFVDGDAAVLTSATVGTLDGAGLSVEAVGGTTRVTDASWAPFDVGR from the coding sequence ATGACCGCATCCCCGTCGCGCCCGCCTGCCGCGGGCGTCGCGCCACGACTCCGCGACCGCATCCGCCCCCTCGCCCGCCGCCATCGCCGCGCCCTCGTCACGATCATCGCGATCCTCCTGGTCGCCGCGCTCGTCGTCGCCGTGCGCGGCATCACGGGCGCCGACCGCGGGCCCGTCCCGCCGCCGCCCGCGCCCCGCGCCGCCGACGACGGGATCCACATCCGCCCGTCGGGCGAGTTCATGAACGACCCGCAGCGCCCCTTCCTGCTCGACGGCGTGTGGCACGCGTACGCGCTCGTCAACGCCGACCACCCCGACGGCAACGGATCCTCGTGGCGGCACTACACGTCCACCGACCTCGTCACCTGGCACGACGAGGGCATCGCGATCGACAAGTACGACACCCCGCTCGGCGACGCCGAGACCGGCAGCGTCGTGGTCGACACCGGGAACACGTCCGGGCTCGGCGCGGGCACGGTGATCGCGATCCTCACGCAGCAGTCCGAGGGCGTGCAGCGGCAGTCCCTGTACTACTCGACCGACGGCGGCTACCGGTTCCAGCCGTACGCGCAGAACCCGGTCATGGACAACCCGGGCGGCCCCGACTTCCGCGACCCGAAGGTGGTGTGGGACGGCGAGCACGGGCGCTGGAGCATGGCGCTCGCGGAGGGCCGGCGCATCGGCTTCTACACGTCGCCCGACCTCATCCACTGGACCTACCGCTCCGACTTCGCGCGCGACGACCTCGGCACGATGGAGACCCCGGACGTGTTCCCCATCGCGAGCGCTGGCGATCCCGACCGCGTCCGCTGGGTCCTCGGGGTGGGCGCGAACGGCGCCGCCCAGGGCCGCGGCACCGGATACGCGTACTGGGTCGGCGACTTCGACGGCGAGCGCTTCACGACCGACGACGACGCCCCGCGCTGGCTCGACCAGGGCGCCGACCTCTACGCGGCGGTCACCTGGGCGGATCCGGCCGACGGCGCCGCCCCCACCCGCCGCTACGCGATGGGCTGGACGAGCAGCTGGGAGTACGCGAACCGGCTGCCGCTCCGGGACGGCGGCGCGGGCGGCGGGCAGTCGCTCGTGCGGGAGCTGCGGCTGGTGCCGGACGGCGGCGGCTGGGCGCTGCGGTCGGCTCCCCTCGACGCGCTCACCGGCCGCGAGGGCGACGCGCAGCCCGTCGCCGACGCGCGCGTCGACGCGACGACCCCGCTCGCCGCCGCCCCGGGCGGCCCCGCGCGCCTCCGCCTCACGCTCACGCCCGACCCGGCGGATCCCGCGCGCGAGACCCGCGTGCGTCTCGCCTCCCCGGAGGGCGGCACCGTCACGGTCGGCTACGACGCGGACCGCCGGCAGGCGTTCGTCGTGCGCGACGACGACCCGGACGGGATGATGCCGGACGCCTACGACCGGCCCGCGACCGCGCCGCTGCCCGACGCGGCGCCCGGCGATCCGGTGACGCTCGACCTCGTCCTCGACGACCGCACGCTCGAGGCCTTCGTCGACGGCGACGCGGCCGTCCTCACGAGCGCGACGGTCGGCACGCTCGACGGCGCGGGCCTCTCCGTGGAGGCCGTCGGCGGCACGACGCGCGTGACCGACGCGAGCTGGGCGCCGTTCGACGTCGGTCGCTGA
- a CDS encoding glycoside hydrolase family 68 protein encodes MTKRIRRGLSASAAATLVVASALLAGGSAQAAGPTPPRPTVHTQKAYAPEDDFTAHWTRADAKQIAKLSDPTAPSRQNSMPEALTMPQVPQDFPSMTDQAYVWDTWPLTDSSGQTYSVDGYDVIFALTAPRTLSFDDRHTYAKIGYFTRPTGIPAEQRPENGGWTYQGNVFEDGVTDGIFPDQSFTQQAEWSGSARIMADGTVKLFFTDVAFYRDAKGQDVKPADPVISLSQGRVEKVDGAVALKGFETVTPLLRPDGQRYQTNEQNWSTNFRDPFTFTDPDHPGKTYMVFEANVAGKRGEQECDATDLGYRKGDPAAEDPKEVTARGANYQMASIGLAVADDADLTKWHYLDPLLESACVTDQTERPEVMIENGKHYLFTISHRSTFAAGMDGPEGVYGFVGNGLRSDYKPMNGGSGLVLGNPTNLNYAGGTAYAPDYNQTPGAFQAYSSYILPGGLVESFIDAVGTKESFRRGGTLGPTVRLEFDGDTSKLDRGYGEGGLGGYADIPTTRVFDPAHPPQ; translated from the coding sequence GTGACCAAGAGAATCAGGCGCGGGCTGTCCGCGTCCGCCGCGGCGACCCTGGTGGTGGCGTCCGCGCTGCTCGCCGGGGGATCCGCCCAGGCCGCGGGCCCGACGCCGCCGCGGCCCACCGTGCACACCCAGAAGGCGTACGCGCCGGAGGACGACTTCACGGCCCACTGGACCCGGGCGGACGCCAAGCAGATCGCGAAGCTGTCCGATCCGACGGCCCCGTCCCGGCAGAACTCCATGCCCGAGGCGCTGACCATGCCGCAGGTGCCGCAGGACTTCCCGTCGATGACCGACCAGGCGTACGTCTGGGACACCTGGCCGCTGACGGACTCGTCGGGCCAGACCTACAGCGTCGACGGCTACGACGTGATCTTCGCGCTCACGGCCCCGCGCACCCTGTCGTTCGACGACCGGCACACGTACGCCAAGATCGGCTACTTCACGCGGCCCACCGGCATCCCGGCGGAGCAGCGCCCGGAGAACGGCGGCTGGACCTACCAGGGGAACGTGTTCGAGGACGGCGTCACGGACGGGATCTTCCCCGACCAGTCGTTCACGCAGCAGGCCGAGTGGTCGGGATCCGCGCGGATCATGGCCGACGGCACGGTGAAGCTGTTCTTCACCGACGTCGCGTTCTACCGCGACGCCAAGGGGCAGGACGTGAAGCCCGCCGACCCGGTCATCTCGCTCAGCCAGGGGCGCGTCGAGAAGGTCGACGGCGCGGTCGCGCTGAAGGGCTTCGAGACGGTGACGCCGCTCCTGCGCCCCGACGGGCAGAGGTACCAGACGAACGAGCAGAACTGGTCCACCAACTTCCGCGACCCGTTCACGTTCACGGATCCGGACCACCCGGGCAAGACGTACATGGTCTTCGAGGCCAACGTGGCCGGGAAGCGCGGCGAGCAGGAGTGCGACGCGACCGACCTCGGCTACCGGAAGGGCGACCCCGCGGCGGAGGACCCGAAGGAGGTGACCGCCAGGGGCGCGAACTACCAGATGGCGTCCATCGGCCTGGCGGTCGCGGACGACGCGGACCTCACGAAGTGGCACTACCTGGATCCGCTGCTCGAGTCGGCCTGCGTCACCGACCAGACCGAGCGGCCCGAGGTGATGATCGAGAACGGCAAGCACTACCTGTTCACGATCAGCCACCGCTCGACCTTCGCGGCCGGCATGGACGGGCCCGAGGGCGTCTACGGATTCGTCGGCAACGGCCTCCGCAGCGACTACAAGCCCATGAACGGCGGATCCGGCCTCGTGCTCGGCAACCCGACCAACCTCAACTACGCGGGCGGCACCGCGTACGCGCCCGACTACAACCAGACGCCGGGCGCGTTCCAGGCGTACTCGAGCTACATCCTCCCGGGCGGGCTGGTGGAGTCGTTCATCGACGCCGTCGGCACCAAGGAGTCGTTCCGCCGCGGCGGGACGCTCGGGCCGACCGTGAGGCTCGAGTTCGACGGCGACACCTCGAAGCTCGACCGGGGCTACGGCGAGGGCGGGCTCGGCGGATACGCCGACATCCCGACGACACGGGTGTTCGACCCGGCGCACCCGCCGCAGTAG
- a CDS encoding YcnI family copper-binding membrane protein, protein MTRSSTPAPRRRILRSATALVGGVALAVAVPLAASAHVRVSPDQAAAGSYSTLTFKVPTESATATTTSVTVDLPKDTPFSSLSTEPVPGWTATVTTEKLDTPVKTDDATITDAPIEVKWTADDGVGLKAGEFQRFTVSVGPVPDTGSIMLPAHQGYSDGSVVDWDQATPASGEEPEHPAPTLYVDDAPPADSMSAMTTTAAPDAAVTTAASDTGATSSAVAVGLGVGGLALGAVSLVVAVFALTRVRREGGGQA, encoded by the coding sequence ATGACCCGCTCATCCACCCCCGCCCCCCGCCGCCGGATCCTCCGCTCGGCCACCGCGCTCGTCGGCGGCGTCGCGCTCGCCGTCGCCGTGCCGCTCGCGGCGTCCGCGCACGTGCGCGTCTCGCCCGACCAGGCGGCCGCCGGCAGCTACAGCACGCTGACCTTCAAGGTCCCCACCGAGTCCGCGACCGCGACGACCACGAGCGTCACCGTCGACCTGCCGAAGGACACCCCCTTCTCGAGCCTGTCCACCGAGCCCGTGCCCGGCTGGACCGCCACGGTCACGACCGAGAAGCTCGACACCCCGGTGAAGACGGACGACGCGACCATCACCGACGCGCCCATCGAGGTGAAGTGGACCGCCGACGACGGCGTGGGCCTCAAGGCCGGCGAGTTCCAGCGCTTCACGGTGTCCGTCGGACCCGTGCCCGACACCGGCAGCATCATGCTCCCGGCGCACCAGGGCTACTCGGACGGATCCGTCGTGGACTGGGACCAGGCGACCCCGGCCTCCGGCGAGGAGCCCGAGCACCCCGCGCCCACGCTCTACGTGGACGACGCCCCGCCCGCCGACTCCATGAGCGCGATGACCACCACCGCGGCGCCCGACGCGGCCGTCACCACGGCGGCGTCCGACACCGGCGCCACGAGCAGCGCGGTCGCGGTCGGCCTCGGCGTCGGCGGCCTCGCCCTCGGCGCGGTGTCCCTCGTGGTCGCCGTCTTCGCCCTCACCCGCGTGCGTCGCGAGGGCGGCGGCCAGGCGTGA